The DNA sequence TTACAGGCACTTTGACAGGACAGATTGTCATGGAAGGTTTCTTACATCTAAGATTGCCTCAGTGGCTTATCCGTATCGGTACCCGTATTTTTGCCTTGCTACCTGTGATTATAGTCGCCGTTTTATTTGGGTATCAAGAAAAAACCTTGGATCAGTTATTGGTCTATTCACAGGTCTTTCTTTCAATCGCTCTTCCGTTTTCAATTTTCCCCTTGATTTATCTAACCTCTAAAAAGTCACTGATGGGAGAATTCACCAATGCCAAGTGGAACACAATCCTAGGTTACGCAGTTTCCATTATCTTAACCATTCTCAATATCAAACTTCTTTTTGATATTTTTTAAACTTGTTCAAATTAGTTTTCGGTACTAGCTTGAAGCTTGATATTGAGATAATAGCAGTGGTTGGTTCATAAAAACATAAAAAGAAGTAAAAAAAAGAACAGTAGTAACTGTTCTTTTTATGATTATTTGAGACCGTATTTTTTGTTGAAACGATCCACGCGTCCATCTGCTTGAGTGAACTTTTGACGTCCAGTGTAGAATGGGTGTGAGTCTGATGAAATTTCCACACGGATCAATGGGTAAGTTTCGCCTTCAAACTCAACAGTTTCGTTAGAGCGTTTAGTTGAACCGCTAAGGAATTTGTAACCAGTAGTTGTGTCCATGAAGACAACTGGGCGATATTCTGGATGGATATCTTTTTTCATTTTGCAATATTTCCTTTCTGCCATGGTCTCTTTGCGAGCCATAGATTGTTACCTTACTAGTCTATCAGATTCTG is a window from the Streptococcus oralis genome containing:
- a CDS encoding type B 50S ribosomal protein L31, which encodes MKKDIHPEYRPVVFMDTTTGYKFLSGSTKRSNETVEFEGETYPLIRVEISSDSHPFYTGRQKFTQADGRVDRFNKKYGLK